A window of Peromyscus eremicus chromosome 23, PerEre_H2_v1, whole genome shotgun sequence genomic DNA:
GCGAATTAATCCCATTTACCAAGAGGCCCCGCCAACCGAGGTCTGAATCCCAACTAGGCTCTCAGGACTTGTGACCTTGAACAGGTCACTTCACCTCGGTAGGCGTGTTCAAATGAAGCCTGTGTAACATAACGTGTCCGGACCCATCCTAGGCAACTGCTGCTCCTGGACCTTAATTTGAACCTCAGCTCCGGGACGGACTGGCGGTGCCCTGACCAAAAGTTCAAGTGCCCCCGGTCTGCGTCGCAGGAGGAAAAAGCAGCAGCTTAGTCCTCGGCGGAGAGGCAAACAAATGGTTCCCGGCAGCGCATGTGCAGGCCCGGAGAGGCCGCTCCAGGCTGCCTCGGCCTTCCACCACCCCGCCCTGCGGTGCACAGCGGTAATCCGCGGAGAGTGCACGGAGAAGGGCGGGCGACGCAGACCCTCGGAGCAAGTGTCCAGCGCGCCTCAAGGGAGGCCGCGGTGAAGTCCCCGGGAGAAGGGCAAGTGTCCCCGCGGCTCCTCCTCACCCCACCGTGGCCCTGGATCCTGCGCCCAGCTCGGGCTTCTAACCCCGCGGCCAGGCAAGAGCCGACGACTCACCGAGCGACGCCATCTTTGCAGTCCCGGTGTCCGCAAAACCCTGCCGGGCGCGAGGGCTGCTGGGAAGGGAGTAAGCCCCGGTGCGGGCGCGGGGAGCGGAGGCTCGCCGGAAGTAGGTCGCCCTTAGGTAGAGCGTCGGACTCGAGGGTGCCTTGAAGGGGAGGGCAGCTCCTTAGAGAGTAAAGTCCCCGCGGACCCTGCGTTTTGGGACCAGACGGAAGAGAAGAACACAATGGGGGAAAGGGACATTCTGGCTTTTTGTCCTCTGCTTTTGGATCTGAGAAATGAGAGGGGTTAGAGATGTGGCCCAATCCTGAGTGCTCAAGGCTCTGGTTTCAATCtatgctgaaaagaaaaaggaaaagcggAGAAGTCTTGAAGGCAGGAACATTTCGTGCCCTCCCCAATTCCTTTTACCCGCTATTCACTGGGCTCTGACCCCAGACTCCTCTGAGTTCCATTCAAGATGCTTAAGTGGTTTCCATGATTGCAAAGACTGACCTTCTAAAGCTCATAGAGGTAGTTTATCTGACCGACAGAAAAAAGTTCAGGTTCAAGCTGTGTTTGGGCCAAGGTCAGGCTACCATGTAGCTATAGGCAATTATCTTACCACTAATTCTCAACTTTGGGCATTCTCTTTTCCAGCCTTGAATACAGCAAAACTGTATGAAATGACAGAGTCAGTCTGGTATGTGTTCTAGGTTGGCTTCGAACTttcctccagcctcagcatcTCAAGTGTcggcattacaggtgtgcactacctcaATAAACTGACATGACCGCTCCATGGTACGATTAAGGTgaaggggtttttgttgttttgttttgatgtgtatggttattgcctgcatgtatgtctgtataccacatgtatgcatggCCCactgaggtcaaaagagggcattggatcccctggagctggagttgtgggcTCTTATGTGGGTCGTGGAAATcatacctgggtcctctggaagagtaacaagtgcttttaactatttagccatcttcccagctcccatagggggaaggtttttattgtagatgtgcgagagagaaaacagccatctggaagagtccagagtggagagagaaagaaatagactgaacatggccaacAAACTGGATATGGCCGGGGCTCtttgtgagagagaagaggggatagaGAATAGAGAAACCAGtgaagccaggctgtggtggtgcactcctttaattacttgggaggcagaggtggatctcttgagtttgaggccagcatgatctacagagtgaggacagccagggatacacagagaaaccctgtttcaaaaagggcAGGGGGGAGACAGAAATAGAACATAGAACATATGGAGAATAGTggggttataaggagaatgaatagctgggggaagggaaactaGGGAGATGCCAGGATGTTATAGCATAAACTTTGAAATGGGTAACAAGTACTTGtaatactgagggagcctggaggccagcatgcacttTGATATGTCGATAGACACCCTAGGTAGCAATATGTCTTTTTAGCCAGAGGGAGGGGAATTGACTCATTTTGGCAGAAACTGGCTTCACAAGCTCCTTAGAAATGCTGACTTATGTAACTGCCAGAAATCCTCATATAGTCCAagttgagctcatttctggatatttggactgGCTTTTGGAGTTTAGTGGCAAAGCATTAGGGAAAAAGAACTGTTCCAGGAAAAAGGGACTGCAGTAAGCAAAATTTACTGGGAGTTGTTAGGATAGCAGGTTGTTCCTACTGAGACAAGGGGCCAGCAGACTTCAGACACACCTGCACAGCTGGAAATGGAGGACGAAGATGCAATTGGTATGTTCCAGCAGCAGACAGGTGTCCACTAAAAAGAGAACCTGCTACTTTACTCCACAATTTTGTCACAGATCAAGAATGCATTCCTAATTAGAAAGCCACAATTTGGTTCCACCACATCCTGACTACTACAGtatagttttctttattcttttatttctccgtccccatttcttcttttttaaactgaATAGCCACTGTTCTGTTTCGGCTGACATCAGATGGAGATGGTCTGAGGGAAAGCACTGGTTCTGTGAAAATAGCCCCCTTCTCCATTAGTGGCATGCTCAGTCAGCTCTTGACTTTATATTCCAGTAAGTTATTTTGCTCTCATTGTTGTAATGAAAGAATCCAACACCATAAAATCCTTGCATACCTTGTTTGACTGgacaattttaatgttttatcatTGTAAaaccaaggacaattttattacttttttgtaCATAGCTGTTACATGTAGGGAAatctgtctttgtttgtttgtttttcaagacagggtttctctgtgtaattttggtgccaatcttggatcttgctctgtagacaaggctagcctcaaactcacagagatccgcctggctctgcctcccgaatactgggattaaaggtgtgtgccactgccgcccggccgGCCGGGATAAATTATTCTTGAACAAAATGATCCTAGATAGTTTTCCCTTTGAGTCAAGCATCTTATTTAAATaaacttgtttaaaatgaaaaaataaataaaacttcaaagcAATGTCCCAGGCCTTGgcgcattttaaaaattgtgtatttAGTGTAGGGGTGAGGCATGTATGTGGCACAGCACATGAGGGCAGAGACACCTTTTGGGTTATCAGTTTTTCCCTTTTACCATGCTGGTCCCAGGGATAGAATTCAGGTCATctgacttggtggcaagtgctcttaccgCTGGACCATCTCCTTAACCCTGAGGCCATAGGATTCAAATGCACCATGAAATtccctgattttcttttcttttttcttcttttttttttttttttttaatatttattttattatgtatacagtgttctgcctgcatatgtccctgcaggccagaagagggcaccagatgtcattacaggaggttgtgagccaccatgtggttgctgggaattgaactcaggacctctggaagaacagtcagtgctcttaactgctgagccatctctccagccccacccttgattttcttttcaaaacagggcttctctgtgtagccctggctatcctagaactccctttgtagactaggctggcctcaaacccaggagatctgcctgcctctgcctctggagtactgggactGAAAGCATGtgctacaatgaaaaaaaaaatttttttttttgagacagggtttctctgtgtagccctggctgtcctggaactccttccctctatagaccaggctggcctcgaactcacagagatccacctgcttctccctGCCACTAtcctccagtgctggaattaaatgtgtgcaccaccaccacccagcccatgaaattatttttaagatttatttatttattatgtatacaatgttctgcctgcagggatacatgcgggccagaagagggtaccagatctcattacagatagttatgagccaccatatggttgctgggacttgaactcaggacctccagaagaacagctagtgctcttaacatctctccagcgccccatGAAATTCTTTATAAGAGCATCTATTAAGGTTCAAATcaagcaggcatggtggaacatgcctttaatcctagcacttggaaggaagaggtaggagaatctctgtgagttctaggccagccaggtctacatagcatattccaggacagccagagctacataatgagactgtctcaaaaaacaaacaaaatggttcAAATCAGACCTAATCTGTCTTCTGTGAGAGGCCTAAGGAAATGTGTCTAGGAGTGACTGGAATGTTCCAAATGACAAAGAACGTAGTTTCTGGATAAAGAAACAACTGAACAATCAAAACACAAgtcatgctgggcatggtggcctacacctttaatctcatcactcaggaggcagatgcggaggcaggttgatctccaagtttgaggccagcctggtctacatagctactTCCAGGTCAGCcgaggctgcacagtgagaccttttTCTCAGAAATAGCAGCAATAGCAAACCACCACATGAGTCACGCAGAGACATATGAAAGCTAGGAGTCGATAGTTCGGTGGATTCTTTGGTGTCGGACAAGGTGTGTACTCTGTCTAAATCTTTCACCACACTGAAgacatttataaggtttttctccgGTGTGAGTTCTCTGGTGTTTAATGAGGGTTGCACTCTGACTGAAGCTTTTCccacagacaaaacacacatacggCCTCTCTCCCGTGTGGATTCTCTGGTGCTTAAAGAGGTCTGAACGCTGTTTGAAGCTCTTCTGGCAGTCCTCACATTTATATGGTCTCTCCCCTTTGTGTAGCCTCTGATGTTTAGGAAGGCTGGAAATATGAAAGATCTCCCCACATTCCTCACATTTATAGTACTTCTCACTGGCATGGGTTCTCTGATGCCGACTGAGATGTGAGCTCTGCCTGAAGCATTCCCCACACTCTGGGCATGCGTACGGCTTCTCCCCAGTGTGTGTCCGCTGGTGTTTAACAAGGGCAGCACTCTGGCTGAAGCTTTTCCCACATGCTTGGCACTGATAGGGCTTCTCCCCTGTGTGGGTCCGCTGGTGTTTAAAAAGGTCTGAGCGCTGTCTGAACCTCTTCCCACAGCTGTCACATTTATAGGGTTTGTCTTCATGGAGCCCCAAACTGCTGTCCACAGGGTCGGGAGGTGTCACTGCATGGCATTTCCCATGGAAGCCTTGTTTGTGGTCGTTCCCACAGTCACCATTGGTACTGAGCCTCTTTGCTGTCTGGCTGTGCTGACCAAGGCCAAAGCTGGCACTGTTCCCCAGTTCATTACTTTTAGAAACTCCTTCTTCCTTGGACACACCAGTGAGATGTGAGATGGTGGTGCGTCCTTGCTCTTCAGCAGCACTCTGGAGTTGCAGCACTACAGTGTCTTTTGGCAGCTTTTCTTCCCAGTCCTCAAGGGTATCACCACCCTTAGTAAATCGTGGGACCTTTCCCTGGGACACGTCTTGTGTCCATGCCTGTGGCTCTGCTTCCTTCAAAGTTTCTTGCTTTGGAATCCAGTCTGTGCTCGAAGTGCTGGTTTCCAAGCCTGCAACATGAAAACGTAAGCTGCTGTTATCTCACCTCTGGGTACCAGTTAAAGAGAAATGCTGGTAGAGGAAGCACCTCTAACCCGTGTCTAAGTGTTCCTCACCAAACGCCTCCAGTGAAACCGAATGAACCCATCAGGGCCATGCACTTGGCTTGTACAGGCAAACAGCCTTCCTTCTGTATTTGTTTCTACAGCCACCGAGCTATTCTTCCCTGGTCCCGTTGCATTGCTACAGATCTCATACTAAGAGAGGTGAAATGGAAAGGATGTCAGGACAGGCTGGATCGCCTTTATCCCATGAATGTGGAATGGATTAATATGAGAAAGTCTCTCCATGGTGCGCGATAATGGACATAGGGTGGTAGCTCCAAAGTCTGAAGGCAAGGTCTCAGTGGGAGGTCAATCCAGGATTGGTTAAAAGTctataaattgtcctctgacctctacacatacaccCGTACTATATGCATGTTCACTCTCACAAACACATGTAAGTGGGGAGGGGCCCATGAGAtcccacctctagctgaggagctactgctAATTAATCACTGCTGGGGGAGCCAGGGTGAATTTTCTTCAAGGATGTAGCCATTGTTAAGTTGACCAGGCTCTAGCAAATAaacccacactcatgcacatgtaaACCCTTATTAAAACAAACACCACAAACTTGAATATAGGAGGGAGCATGTTGGGAAGAAGGTTTCcagagggagtgggaagaggtaagagaatggaaaacagcatgctgggaaaaagaagggtTCCAGAGGGAGGGGATAAGAGAGGGAGGTGCATAGGAACAGGGGCATTCTGGGAGGAAGGATTCCAGAGGGAGTGGGAAAGGATAAGAGAGGAATGGGGGTTGATTCTGATCaaagtacattttatatatatatatatatatatatatatatatatatatatatatatatatatataattatcaaaattatcaaagaacaggTAAAAATTTATTAaaggccaggtgtagtggcacacattcttaattctagcactcggaaggccaaggcaggcagatctctgtgagttcaactaacctagtctatacagtgagttccaggccagccagagttacatagtgagattctgtctcaaaaaatattaaaaacaaacacatgcacacaaaataaaatacggACAGACCTTGCGTAGGTCACAAAAGAAATCCTAAGGCTCTTAACCCATGTTTGTGAAAGGCAAACTAGCCCACAGATCATGGAGAACTCAGCTGTTAATCCTGGTTGGCAAaaactgtcaacctgacacagcctATGGAAGGaaagcctcagctgaggaactttGTAAATCAGATTGGGGCTCCCTGTGGGGGACTACCTTGACTGTGTAAGAAAGCTATTTGATGGGGCTGGCGGGacactcagtggataaaagcaccTATAGCAGGCCTGACAGCTTAAGTTTGAGGATCCTCCCCAGTagacacatggtggaaggagaaaacctgctcctacaagttgtcttctgatctacacacacacacacacacacacacgcacgcacgcacgcacgcacgcacgcacccatGCACATCACATAAgtaaaagatttaaaagaaaacctgttgttaaaaaaaaaaaaaaaaaaaaggaagccgagcggtggtagcgcacgcctttaatcccagcaatcgggaggcaagaggcaggtggatctctgtgagttcgaggccagcctggtctacagagcgagatccaagaaaggcgcaaagctacacagagaaaccctgtctcgaaaaaccaaaaaaaaaaagaggaatgctAGCTGAGGCTAAGCCCGCCTGCAAACAACATCCTTCACAGTTTTTGCTGTTCTTCATTGGCTGTGAAATAAGTTCCTTAGTCAGAAGTAATGCTGTGGGGACTAGCAAGAGGGCTTGccgccaggttcctgccttgacttgtctcagtgatggactgtgacctgggtcttggaagccaaataaatctttcttcccttaagctgcttttggtcagaatgttttctcacagcaactgGAGGGAAACCAGAGCAGCCACACATACTACAACTCATCAGAAAACAGCACATACCAGGCAGAATGACGCTCCCAGGCTCCTTTGTGCTCGCTCTGCAGAAACCCTTCCGAGCTGCAGCCAGCTGCTCCCATTCTTCCCAGGTCAGAGATTCGGCCACATCCTTGAAAGTCACAAAGCCCTAGAACAGCACAAGATCTCCATTCAGTCCTTGTTGTCACTGCAAACATTTCCACCAGTCTAAGGGGAAGCCAGTCTCGAGAGCTGGTGTGAGTCAAGTGACAGCCACAGATGCTGAGTGACTGGGTACCAAAGGGACCTGCTACTgataatcttcattgtcaacctgactggatttagaatcgcCCAAAACTAAGCTTCTAGGCTTACCTGTGCAAGCATTTCCAGACAGGTTTGACTGTGGAGAGAAGGTCAACCCtcgagaggctgatgcactggactgaatgaagagagagaaggcGGCAAGgggagcaccagcattcacctcctGACTGCTAACTGTGAAGCCAGGTGACCAGCCACACCTTCCTGACTTCACAGACTGCAGCTCTTCTTAAACCTTGACCcccaaataagcccttccctCAGGTTGCTCTTGTCACAGCACTGAGAATAGTTAACATTCTCAGTAGAAGGCCACATTCTCCTACCATCTTGAAAAGACTTCCTGTGGATCATCTGTGACAATGTGGGGAAAGCACAAGCAAAATATTCAAGTTCTGTGACTTATCAAAATGGAAACATGGCCTGGCATGCACCAAGGTGACCTTcggccccagcaccacagaagccAGGTGTGCCAGcaaacacttgtaatcccagaactcagtaggaggagacaggaggataatTTTAGGGTCATCCTCTTCTCTCTACATAGGGAGttgttctaggccagccttggctacaggagATCATGTCTCAATTTGCagggtggggagagaaagagaagagacatCCTAGGTGGAGGATGCTGATGCAGGGGAGTGTACCTGGGAGCTCTAGCTCCCTGACCCTTTTCTGCACCCCTGCTCTGCTTCCTCACTGCCAGGAAGTGAACATATCTGCTCCAGCATACTCTTCTGCTACGGTGTTCTGCCATGCCCCAGTAACAGTGAATTCAGCCGACCATGGACTCTTAACTTCTCAACCACTGAATC
This region includes:
- the Znf394 gene encoding zinc finger protein 394; protein product: MAAGAGLCTVKVEEDSPGSQKSSGSGDWQNPETSRKQFRQLRYQEVAGPEEALSRLWELCRRWLRPELRSKEQILELLVLEQFLTILPQELQACVRDHCPESGEEAAALARTLQGALDRAPPQGFVTFKDVAESLTWEEWEQLAAARKGFCRASTKEPGSVILPGLETSTSSTDWIPKQETLKEAEPQAWTQDVSQGKVPRFTKGGDTLEDWEEKLPKDTVVLQLQSAAEEQGRTTISHLTGVSKEEGVSKSNELGNSASFGLGQHSQTAKRLSTNGDCGNDHKQGFHGKCHAVTPPDPVDSSLGLHEDKPYKCDSCGKRFRQRSDLFKHQRTHTGEKPYQCQACGKSFSQSAALVKHQRTHTGEKPYACPECGECFRQSSHLSRHQRTHASEKYYKCEECGEIFHISSLPKHQRLHKGERPYKCEDCQKSFKQRSDLFKHQRIHTGERPYVCFVCGKSFSQSATLIKHQRTHTGEKPYKCLQCGERFRQSTHLVRHQRIHRTIDS